ACGCGCGACGGAATGCCGCCGCTGTCGCCGAGCGTCAGGTGCTCGGGGCGCGTGCCGTACACCACGGGCTGGCCATCGGTGCCGCCCGCGTGAATCGGCGCATCGAGCCGCGTGCCGTCGGGCAGCTCGACATGCGCTGCGCCGCCCGCGCGCCGCAGCGTGCCGGGGAGGAAGTTCATGGCCGGCGAGCCGATGAAGCCCGCGACGAACTGGTTGGCCGGGTGGTCGTACAGGTCCAGCGGGCTGCCGGTCTGCTCGATGCGGCCGTCGCGCATCACCACGATCTTGTCGCCCATGGTCATGGCTTCGATCTGGTCGTGCGTGACGTAGATGGAGGTGGTCTTGAGCCGTTGGTGCAGTTCCTTGATCTCGCTGCGCATCGCCACGCGCAGCTTGGCGTCGAGGTTCGACAGCGGCTCGTCGAACAAAAACACCTGCGGGTCGCGCACGATGGCGCGGCCCATGGCCACGCGCTGGCGCTGGCCGCCCGAGAGCTGGCGCGGATAGCGTTCGAGCAGCGGTTTGAGCGCCAGGATCTCGGCCGCGCGCTGCACCTTGGCGTCGATGGTGGCCTTGTCCATCTTCGCGAGCGCGAGGGCGAAGGCCATGTTGTCGCGCACCGTCATGTGCGGATAGAGCGCGTAGTTCTGGAACACCATCGCGATGTCGCGTTCCTTGGGCGGCAGGTCGTTCACGCGGCGATCGCCGATGCGGATCTCGCCGCCGTGAATCTCTTCCAGCCCCGCGATCATGCGCAGCAAGGTCGACTTGCCGCAGCCCGAGGGGCCCACCAGCACCGTGAACGAACCATCGGCAATGTCGATGTCCACCCCGTGAAGGATGGCGACTTCGCCGAATCGCTTCTTGACCGCCTGAATCGTGACACTGGCCATGCAAGGAGTCCTGACAAATCGCGGGAAGGCGGCGCGGAGACCTCCGCATCGCAGCCCGGGCAGTATCGGCACTCGTTTTTGAAACCGGTATCAGGGCAAACCGGTACGAGAAAATCCCGGTTGACTTGTATGATGACCAGATAACCGTGCTTCACTTTTCCGCTGCCGTGCAGGCCCCCGCCCTCTCAGAATCCTTTCCCCTGGTCACCGACCGCCTGTCCGACCGGCTCGCTTCGCGGCTGGCCGCACAGATCGCTTCCGGCGCGCTGCGCCCCGGCGACCGGCTCCCCACCGAACAGCAACTCGCGGCCTCGCACGGGGTCTCGCGCACCGTGGTGCGCGAAGCCGTGCACCAGCTCAAGTCGCAGGCGCTGGTCAGCTCGCGGCAGGGCTTGGGCTGCTTCGTGGCGCAGGCGCCGCTGAACCGTCCGCTGGCTTTCGACCCCGCGGTGCTCGAGTCGGTGCAGTCGGTCGTGCATGTGGTCGAGGTGCGGCGCGTGCTCGAAGGCGAAATCGCGGCGCTGGCGGCGCAGCG
The Variovorax paradoxus genome window above contains:
- a CDS encoding ABC transporter ATP-binding protein, with product MASVTIQAVKKRFGEVAILHGVDIDIADGSFTVLVGPSGCGKSTLLRMIAGLEEIHGGEIRIGDRRVNDLPPKERDIAMVFQNYALYPHMTVRDNMAFALALAKMDKATIDAKVQRAAEILALKPLLERYPRQLSGGQRQRVAMGRAIVRDPQVFLFDEPLSNLDAKLRVAMRSEIKELHQRLKTTSIYVTHDQIEAMTMGDKIVVMRDGRIEQTGSPLDLYDHPANQFVAGFIGSPAMNFLPGTLRRAGGAAHVELPDGTRLDAPIHAGGTDGQPVVYGTRPEHLTLGDSGGIPSRVVVMEPTGMDTFVACRHEGADLSAVFRERYDFAPGSTIHLLPDLARAHLFDAVSGLRLVA